In the genome of Streptomyces globosus, one region contains:
- a CDS encoding DUF1015 family protein codes for MTTSATLPSGLRLLPFPGLRYVPERVGSLAAVTSPPYDVVVRPDGVDYLESADPHNIVRLILPQADTPAARNDQAARTLRDWLEKGVLSADPEPALYVYEQRRGPMVQRGLIGALALSGAEAGVVLPHEDVMPHVVTDRAGLMRATSANLEPLLLTYRGGDAGAGAAEVVERTALRAPLLATTTEDGVRHRLWAVTDPADQEAVAADLGRRQALIADGHHRWATYLRLQEEHPSPTDWDFGLVLLVDTVRYPLEVRAIHRMLRRLAPADALAAVEGSFRVRPVDGPLPLALEALADAAERGNAFLVAGDGSFHLVTDPDAGLLERTVRRDRPEAWRRLDATVLHATLLDAVWRIPDTPDQITYIHDAAATVEMAERHGGTAVLLHPVREEVVRGLARQGVMMPRKSTSFGPKPATGLVLRSLG; via the coding sequence ATGACCACCTCTGCCACCTTGCCCTCCGGGCTGCGCCTGCTCCCCTTCCCCGGCCTGCGCTATGTCCCGGAACGCGTCGGCAGCCTGGCCGCGGTCACCTCTCCGCCGTACGACGTGGTGGTCCGCCCCGACGGCGTCGACTACCTGGAGTCGGCCGATCCGCACAACATCGTCCGGCTGATCCTGCCGCAGGCCGACACCCCTGCTGCGCGGAACGACCAGGCGGCGCGCACGCTGCGGGACTGGCTGGAGAAGGGCGTGCTGAGCGCGGACCCGGAGCCGGCCCTGTACGTGTACGAGCAGCGCAGGGGGCCGATGGTGCAGCGCGGCCTGATCGGTGCGCTGGCCCTGTCGGGGGCGGAGGCGGGCGTGGTGCTGCCGCACGAGGACGTCATGCCGCACGTGGTGACGGACCGGGCCGGGCTGATGCGCGCCACTTCGGCGAACCTGGAGCCGCTGCTCCTGACGTACCGCGGCGGGGACGCGGGCGCGGGCGCAGCGGAGGTCGTGGAGCGGACGGCGCTGAGGGCGCCGCTGCTGGCGACGACCACCGAGGACGGGGTCCGGCACCGGCTGTGGGCGGTCACCGACCCGGCCGACCAGGAGGCGGTCGCCGCGGACCTGGGCCGCCGCCAGGCGCTGATCGCGGACGGGCACCACAGGTGGGCGACGTACCTGCGCCTGCAGGAGGAGCACCCGTCGCCGACGGACTGGGACTTCGGGCTGGTGCTGCTGGTGGACACGGTGCGCTACCCGCTGGAGGTGCGGGCTATCCACCGGATGCTGCGCCGGCTGGCTCCGGCGGACGCGCTGGCCGCGGTGGAGGGCTCGTTCCGGGTGCGCCCGGTGGACGGCCCGCTGCCGCTGGCCCTGGAGGCGCTGGCGGATGCCGCGGAACGCGGCAACGCCTTCCTCGTCGCCGGGGACGGCTCATTCCACCTGGTGACGGATCCGGATGCGGGTCTGCTGGAGCGCACGGTCCGCCGGGACCGGCCGGAGGCGTGGCGCCGGCTGGACGCGACGGTGCTGCACGCGACGCTCCTGGACGCCGTGTGGCGGATCCCGGACACCCCCGACCAGATCACGTACATCCATGACGCGGCGGCGACGGTGGAGATGGCGGAGCGCCACGGCGGGACGGCGGTGCTGCTGCATCCGGTGCGGGAGGAGGTCGTGCGGGGGCTGGCCCGGCAGGGCGTGATGATGCCCCGGAAGTCGACCTCGTTCGGTCCGAAGCCGGCGACGGGCCTGGTCCTGCGCAGCCTGGGCTGA
- a CDS encoding HAD hydrolase-like protein: MTRRSRTSPAGSERSLHRAYDTALLDLDGVVYAGGEAIAHAVESLEAARDGGMHLAYVTNNALRTPDAVAAHLSELGIPTGADDVITSAQAVARLISEQVEPGAKVLVIGGEGLRVALRERGLVPVESADEAGLAAVVQGYGGPELPWGRFAEASFAIRRGVPWFASNTDLTIPQARGIGPGNGAAVEVVRIATGAEPQVAGKPLPPMHRETVLRTGARRPLVVGDRLDTDIEGAFNGDVDSLLVLTGIADGAQLLRAEPRHRPTYVDRDLRGLLTGQPEVEPAGDGFRCGGWTAAAADGALRLEGAGDPVDGLRALCAAAWTAAGDGSCRLDTAAALDRIRL; this comes from the coding sequence ATGACGCGGCGGAGCAGGACGAGTCCGGCGGGCAGCGAGCGCAGCCTCCACCGGGCGTACGACACGGCCCTGCTCGACCTCGACGGCGTGGTCTACGCGGGCGGCGAGGCGATCGCGCACGCGGTGGAGTCGCTGGAGGCCGCCCGCGACGGCGGGATGCACCTGGCGTACGTCACGAACAACGCGCTGCGCACCCCGGACGCCGTCGCCGCGCACCTGAGCGAGCTGGGCATCCCGACCGGCGCCGACGACGTGATCACCTCCGCGCAGGCGGTGGCCCGGCTGATCTCGGAGCAGGTCGAGCCGGGGGCGAAGGTGCTGGTGATCGGCGGGGAGGGGCTGCGGGTCGCGCTGCGCGAACGCGGGCTGGTACCCGTCGAGTCCGCCGACGAGGCGGGTCTCGCCGCGGTCGTCCAGGGCTACGGGGGGCCCGAACTGCCCTGGGGGCGCTTCGCGGAGGCCTCGTTCGCCATCCGGCGCGGGGTGCCGTGGTTCGCGTCCAACACGGACCTGACGATTCCGCAGGCGCGGGGCATCGGGCCGGGCAACGGTGCGGCCGTCGAGGTCGTGCGGATCGCGACCGGCGCCGAGCCGCAGGTGGCGGGCAAGCCGCTGCCCCCGATGCACCGGGAGACGGTCCTGCGGACCGGCGCGCGGCGGCCGCTGGTCGTCGGGGACCGGCTGGACACCGACATCGAGGGGGCGTTCAACGGGGACGTCGACTCGCTGCTCGTCCTCACCGGCATCGCCGACGGCGCGCAGCTGCTGCGGGCCGAGCCGCGCCACCGGCCCACGTACGTCGACCGCGACCTGCGCGGCCTGCTGACCGGGCAGCCGGAGGTGGAGCCGGCCGGGGACGGCTTCCGGTGCGGCGGCTGGACGGCGGCCGCGGCGGACGGCGCACTGCGCCTCGAAGGCGCCGGCGACCCGGTCGACGGGCTGCGGGCGCTGTGCGCGGCGGCCTGGACGGCCGCGGGGGACGGCTCCTGCCGGCTCGACACGGCCGCGGCACTGGACCGTATCCGGCTGTAG
- a CDS encoding FecCD family ABC transporter permease produces the protein MTVELPTARIRSRSRTVRAPGGLSLRAEPRALLTGLLLAAAAAALSVVLIGTGDFEIAPADVVQTLLGNGTPAQDFIVNDLRLPRVLVALLVGAALGMAGAVFQSVSRNPLGSPDLLGFGYGSAVGALLVIVLFKGGATAVAGGALAGGLVTGVLIYLLSYKRGVHGYRLVLVGIGASAMLIAGIQWLLTKAQFIEATRAMVWLTGSLAGRDWSQVWPLLGTCAVLFPLALSQGRALRIAEMGDDAAYALGVRVERMRMLLMLAAVLLTTAAAAAAGPISFVALAAPQLARRLTRSPGSNLVTGALMGSVLLLLSDWASQRAFGADQLPVGVLTGLVGGAYLLWLLVTERRAGRI, from the coding sequence GTGACCGTCGAACTCCCCACGGCCCGGATACGGTCCCGCTCCCGGACCGTGCGCGCCCCCGGCGGGCTGTCCCTGCGCGCGGAGCCGCGGGCGCTGCTGACCGGGCTGCTCCTCGCCGCCGCGGCGGCGGCCCTGTCGGTCGTGCTGATCGGCACCGGCGACTTCGAGATCGCCCCGGCGGACGTCGTGCAGACCCTCCTCGGCAACGGCACCCCCGCACAGGACTTCATCGTCAACGACCTGCGGCTGCCGCGGGTCCTGGTCGCGCTGCTCGTGGGCGCCGCGCTCGGCATGGCCGGCGCCGTCTTCCAGTCCGTCTCCCGCAACCCGCTCGGCTCCCCGGACCTGCTCGGCTTCGGGTACGGCTCGGCCGTCGGCGCGCTCCTCGTGATCGTCCTGTTCAAGGGCGGCGCGACGGCCGTCGCCGGCGGCGCCCTCGCGGGCGGCCTGGTCACCGGCGTCCTGATCTACCTGCTGTCCTACAAGCGCGGCGTCCACGGCTACCGGCTGGTGCTCGTCGGCATCGGCGCCTCCGCGATGCTCATCGCGGGGATCCAGTGGCTGCTGACCAAGGCCCAGTTCATCGAGGCGACCCGGGCGATGGTCTGGCTGACCGGCTCGCTCGCCGGCCGGGACTGGAGCCAGGTGTGGCCGCTGCTGGGCACCTGCGCCGTGCTGTTCCCGCTCGCCCTCTCCCAGGGGCGGGCGCTGCGGATCGCGGAGATGGGCGACGACGCCGCGTACGCCCTCGGCGTCCGGGTCGAGCGGATGCGGATGCTGCTGATGCTGGCGGCCGTCCTGCTGACCACGGCCGCGGCCGCGGCCGCCGGGCCCATCAGCTTCGTCGCGCTGGCCGCACCGCAGCTGGCCCGGCGCCTGACCCGCTCGCCCGGGTCGAACCTGGTCACCGGCGCGCTGATGGGCTCCGTCCTGCTGCTGCTCTCCGACTGGGCCTCGCAGCGGGCCTTCGGCGCCGACCAGCTGCCCGTCGGCGTGCTGACCGGGCTGGTCGGCGGCGCCTACCTGCTCTGGCTGCTCGTCACCGAGCGCAGGGCGGGACGTATATGA
- a CDS encoding FecCD family ABC transporter permease, protein MLVESPPEQSAAPGAAAIRKRHAARAAGLLAALAVLALVLVASIAVGAKQMPLDEVWHGLFHYSGTTSDVVVRDLRVPRTLLGLMVGLGLGLSGAVMQALTRNPLAEPGILGVNAGAAAAVVSAISFLGASTLTEYVWFALLGAAAVSVVVYVLGGSRSATPVRLALAGTAASAALVGYINAVQLMDSKALDKLRFWTVGSLASANMDTVRQVAPFLLAGALLAAALGRPLNAMSMGDDTARALGANLTRTRIGAMVAITLLCGAATAACGPIVFIGLMIPHLARMITGPDMRWVLAYSAVLSPVLLLGADVVGRIVTRPAELQVGIVTALIGGPVFIYLVRRKRMAQL, encoded by the coding sequence GTGTTGGTCGAGAGTCCTCCCGAACAGAGCGCGGCGCCCGGCGCCGCAGCCATCCGCAAGCGGCACGCCGCGCGCGCCGCCGGCCTGCTGGCCGCCCTGGCGGTGCTGGCGCTCGTCCTCGTGGCGAGCATCGCCGTCGGCGCCAAGCAGATGCCCCTCGACGAGGTGTGGCACGGGCTCTTCCACTACTCGGGGACCACCTCCGACGTGGTCGTCCGGGACCTGCGCGTCCCGCGGACCCTCCTCGGGCTGATGGTCGGCCTCGGCCTCGGCCTGTCCGGGGCCGTCATGCAGGCGCTGACCCGCAACCCGCTGGCCGAGCCCGGCATCCTCGGCGTCAACGCCGGCGCCGCGGCCGCCGTGGTGTCCGCCATCAGCTTCCTCGGGGCCTCGACCCTCACCGAGTACGTCTGGTTCGCGCTGCTCGGCGCCGCCGCCGTCTCCGTCGTCGTGTACGTGCTCGGCGGCAGCCGCAGCGCGACGCCGGTCCGGCTGGCGCTCGCCGGGACCGCGGCCAGCGCCGCCCTCGTCGGCTACATCAACGCGGTGCAGCTGATGGACAGCAAGGCCCTCGACAAGCTCCGCTTCTGGACGGTCGGTTCGCTGGCCTCGGCCAACATGGACACCGTCCGGCAGGTGGCGCCCTTCCTGCTCGCCGGGGCGCTGCTCGCGGCGGCGCTCGGCCGCCCGCTGAACGCCATGTCCATGGGCGACGACACCGCGCGCGCCCTCGGCGCGAACCTGACCCGCACCCGTATCGGGGCCATGGTCGCCATCACCCTGCTGTGCGGGGCCGCGACGGCGGCCTGCGGGCCGATCGTCTTCATCGGGCTGATGATCCCGCACCTCGCGCGCATGATCACCGGGCCCGACATGCGGTGGGTGCTCGCCTACTCGGCGGTCCTGTCGCCGGTGCTGCTGCTCGGCGCGGACGTCGTCGGCCGGATCGTCACCCGGCCCGCCGAACTCCAGGTGGGCATCGTGACCGCGCTCATCGGCGGCCCCGTCTTCATCTATCTCGTCCGGCGCAAGAGGATGGCCCAGCTGTGA
- a CDS encoding tetratricopeptide repeat protein: protein MEIDADVRQELLSLPKGLAEEVSRNLVMVARLIDEDPEQAYAYARIALRLASRVAAVREAAGFAAYATQKYSEALAEFRAAKRMTGSVELWPVMADCERGLGRPERALAMAGEPEVQKLDKAGQVEMRLVAAGARRDMGQLDAAIVTLQSPELASSSVQPWTARLRYAYADALLAAGREDEAREWFAKTVEADKDGATDASDRLAELDGVEFVDALDGSIDEDEDGADGEDAAEVAAAERAADQTEYYDEDDDEYEPLDAPEADADAGGVRDDEADRPGDGA, encoded by the coding sequence ATGGAGATCGACGCCGACGTCCGCCAGGAGCTCCTGAGCCTCCCCAAGGGGCTCGCCGAGGAGGTCTCCCGGAACCTCGTCATGGTCGCCCGGCTCATCGACGAGGACCCCGAGCAGGCCTACGCCTACGCGAGGATCGCCCTGCGCCTGGCCTCCCGCGTCGCCGCCGTCCGCGAGGCCGCCGGCTTCGCCGCGTACGCCACGCAGAAGTACAGCGAGGCCCTCGCCGAGTTCCGCGCCGCCAAGCGCATGACCGGCTCCGTCGAGCTGTGGCCCGTCATGGCCGACTGCGAGCGCGGCCTCGGCCGCCCCGAGCGCGCCCTCGCGATGGCCGGCGAGCCCGAGGTGCAGAAGCTCGACAAGGCCGGCCAGGTGGAGATGCGGCTCGTCGCCGCCGGCGCCCGCCGCGACATGGGCCAGCTCGACGCCGCCATCGTCACCCTCCAGAGCCCCGAGCTCGCCTCCTCCTCCGTCCAGCCGTGGACCGCGCGCCTGCGCTACGCGTACGCCGACGCGCTCCTCGCCGCCGGCCGCGAGGACGAGGCCCGCGAGTGGTTCGCCAAGACCGTCGAGGCCGACAAGGACGGCGCCACCGACGCCTCCGACCGCCTCGCCGAGCTCGACGGCGTCGAGTTCGTCGACGCGCTCGACGGGTCGATCGACGAGGACGAGGACGGCGCCGACGGCGAGGACGCGGCCGAAGTGGCCGCCGCCGAGCGCGCCGCCGACCAGACCGAGTACTACGACGAGGACGACGACGAGTACGAGCCGCTCGACGCCCCGGAAGCCGACGCCGACGCCGGCGGCGTCCGCGACGACGAAGCGGACCGCCCGGGCGACGGCGCCTGA
- a CDS encoding TlyA family RNA methyltransferase — translation MAGVARRRLDAELVRRSMARSREHAAQLIAAGRVTVGGTTATKPATQVETSAALVVLKDDSDPDYVSRGGHKLAGALAAFRPLGLVVEGRRALDAGASTGGFTDVLLRAGAAHVMAVDVGYGQLAWSLQSDERVTVKDRTNVRELTLEQIDGIPVDLVVGDLSFISIGLVLPALVACCAPGADLVLMVKPQFEVGKERLGSGGVVRSPELRAEAVRGVAEQAARLGLGVLGVTASPLPGPSGNVEYFLWLRAGAPALDPADVDRAVAEGPQ, via the coding sequence GTGGCAGGAGTGGCACGCCGCCGCCTGGACGCCGAACTGGTACGCCGCAGCATGGCCCGCTCGCGGGAGCACGCCGCCCAGCTGATCGCCGCGGGCCGCGTCACCGTCGGCGGGACCACCGCGACCAAGCCGGCCACCCAGGTCGAGACCAGCGCGGCCCTCGTCGTCCTCAAGGACGACAGCGACCCCGACTACGTCTCGCGGGGCGGCCACAAGCTGGCCGGCGCGCTCGCAGCCTTCCGGCCGCTCGGGCTCGTCGTCGAAGGCCGCCGGGCACTCGACGCAGGCGCCTCCACCGGCGGCTTCACCGACGTACTGCTGCGCGCCGGGGCCGCCCACGTCATGGCCGTGGACGTCGGCTACGGGCAGCTCGCCTGGTCGCTCCAGAGCGACGAGCGGGTCACCGTCAAGGACCGCACCAACGTCCGCGAGCTGACCCTGGAGCAGATCGACGGCATCCCCGTCGACCTCGTCGTCGGCGACCTGTCGTTCATCTCGATCGGACTGGTCCTGCCGGCGCTCGTCGCCTGCTGCGCGCCCGGCGCCGACCTGGTGCTGATGGTCAAGCCGCAGTTCGAGGTCGGCAAGGAGCGCCTCGGCAGCGGCGGCGTCGTCCGCAGCCCCGAGCTGCGGGCCGAGGCCGTGCGCGGCGTCGCCGAGCAGGCGGCCCGGCTGGGCCTGGGCGTGCTCGGGGTGACCGCCAGTCCGCTGCCGGGCCCCTCGGGCAACGTCGAGTACTTTCTGTGGCTGCGGGCGGGGGCACCGGCACTCGACCCGGCGGATGTCGACCGTGCAGTGGCGGAGGGGCCGCAGTGA
- a CDS encoding ABC transporter ATP-binding protein: MTNSRSTHVQRLSAQNVTLGYEQRVIAENLSVEIPDNSFTVIVGPNACGKSTLLRALSRMLKPSAGQVLLDGHAIGSMPAKKVAKTLGLLPQSSVAPDGITVFDLVSRGRYPHQGLLRQWSQEDERVVLESMAATGVAELADRTVDELSGGQRQRVWIAMALAQQTPLLLLDEPTTYLDIQHQIDVLDLCAELHENQGRTLVAVLHDLNHAARYATHLIAMRGGRVVAEGPPAEVVTAELVEKVFGLRCQIIDDPETGTPLVIPAARKRARPQTAPAEAAAGA; encoded by the coding sequence ATGACGAACTCAAGGAGTACGCACGTGCAGCGGCTGTCCGCGCAGAACGTGACCCTCGGCTACGAGCAGCGGGTCATCGCCGAGAACCTGTCGGTGGAGATACCCGACAACTCGTTCACGGTGATCGTCGGCCCCAACGCCTGCGGCAAGTCCACGCTGCTGCGCGCCCTGTCGCGGATGCTGAAGCCGTCCGCCGGGCAGGTGCTGCTCGACGGGCACGCCATCGGCTCCATGCCCGCGAAGAAGGTCGCCAAGACCCTCGGCCTGCTCCCGCAGTCCTCCGTCGCGCCGGACGGGATCACCGTCTTCGACCTCGTCTCCCGCGGCCGGTACCCGCACCAGGGGCTGCTGCGGCAGTGGTCGCAGGAGGACGAGCGGGTCGTCCTGGAGTCGATGGCCGCGACGGGCGTCGCCGAGCTCGCCGACCGCACGGTGGACGAGCTGTCCGGCGGGCAGCGGCAGCGCGTGTGGATCGCGATGGCGCTCGCCCAGCAGACGCCGCTGCTGCTGCTGGACGAGCCGACGACCTACCTGGACATCCAGCACCAGATCGACGTGCTGGACCTGTGCGCCGAACTCCACGAGAACCAGGGCCGCACCCTCGTCGCGGTGCTCCACGACCTCAACCACGCCGCCCGCTACGCCACGCACCTGATCGCCATGCGCGGCGGCAGGGTCGTCGCGGAGGGCCCGCCGGCCGAGGTGGTGACCGCGGAGCTCGTGGAGAAGGTGTTCGGGTTGCGGTGCCAGATCATCGACGACCCGGAGACGGGCACGCCCCTGGTCATCCCGGCCGCCCGCAAGCGGGCCCGGCCGCAGACCGCACCCGCGGAGGCGGCTGCCGGCGCCTGA
- a CDS encoding SCP2 sterol-binding domain-containing protein — protein sequence MATIDECRAALDRLSGNLARADGDVRGAAALDRSLSCHVTDLDRTFTGRLDGGRIRVEGVAAGPPAGRADIRLAMTGDDLVALVAGDLNFARAWASGRVRLEAGLRDLLRLKKLL from the coding sequence ATGGCTACGATCGATGAGTGCCGAGCCGCACTCGACCGACTCTCCGGCAACCTGGCGCGGGCCGACGGCGACGTGCGCGGCGCGGCCGCGCTCGACCGCTCCCTGAGCTGCCACGTCACCGACCTGGACCGCACCTTCACGGGCCGCCTCGACGGGGGCCGGATCCGGGTGGAGGGCGTCGCGGCGGGCCCGCCGGCCGGCCGGGCGGACATCAGGCTGGCGATGACGGGCGACGACCTGGTGGCACTGGTCGCGGGCGACCTGAACTTCGCCCGCGCGTGGGCCTCCGGCCGGGTCAGGCTGGAGGCGGGCCTGCGCGACCTGCTCCGGCTGAAGAAGCTCCTCTGA